The nucleotide sequence AAGATAACATATGTGCTCCTTCTGGTGAATAACAACACACCTCACCTCTGAGAAACTGTAACCACGCTCATAGCAGAGTAGGTTTTTGGCCTTGTTTACATGTTAGTATCTCTGTATTTGACTTAGCCTGGAGAGTTGGCTATATACTATGagctagaggagggagagaagagcagCTCCAGGGGTATAGTGGAGGTATGCCCTGAGACCCACAGGTAGGCAACAGGAAACATAATCTTTGGCAGAACTTATCTTGATGCCAGTATATTGTTGATAACAGTACTCCCATTTGATCACTGAATGGGTCACTTGCCACCAACAGAAAAGTCTAAAAGACCGggtatctctgtgtattttagGATATCTCGCTTCCTCGAGAAACCACAGGAGGGAGTGACAGCATTGCGTCTGGCCAGTGTGGTGTTCTACTGCCTTCGCAAAGCCACACTGTCTTACCTCTCGGATTTCCTCACCCTGCAGCCCCAAGCTCAAGACAGGACCTTCGGCAGGTTCTGGGTCAGTAAGGACTGTGAACATGGGAGTCTTTGGGTTTGGGCTCAGTTCAGTTTTCAATTCAGTGCATTGAAATTCAATTAATGAATTGAAAATTGTCTGTTGCTTTATATGAGGATTTTCTCGTCATGATTTGAATATCAATTCACTTTCTGAATtgaaccagggttggggtcaatccAGTCTTATTTCAGTATCGCTAGTACTAACACTCGCATCACGAGACTCACTGTTTGTCTTTTCGCCCAGGAGTGGATCATCAATGAGGAGAAGTTACCGGTGTTTGGCATGAAACTGCCCACAGGGTTCCAGCTCATTGGACAAGTGGTGGGttgatttccccccccccccccatccatacaGACTACTGTTGATTAACAGAATATTCTAATTGTCACTATTGTGTAAGTTTCAGGTCAAGTTGTTATGGCATGAGATATGTAAACTCTCCCCTGGAGAGCATGTGAATAGATTGACAATCATTTAGATTATCAGCTCGATTGGAAAGAGTAATTTGATGATGATGTATTGACGATATGTATTTATCTTCTGGATATCACAGGGGCTGTCAGACTACACCAAGTGGCTTGCCCACTATTCTGCCCAGCAACAGCAATGCCCTGCCAAACCCATAACATGCCGCTCATACGCAAGGTAGATTGCACCACTACAAAGACTTTATGAAAAATAGTATTGATGCGTTGTTCTCTCACCTTCTGGACTATCTTCAGGGATATGTCATTTCAGTGAATGTGAGCTAACATCATCTTTCACGTCCTCATAGAGTTGGACTGATGGGGAATCCTTCCGACGGCTTCAATGGAAAAACGATCGCCATGACTATCTCCAACTTCTGGGCTGAGGTCACACTCATGGAGAGCCAGGCCCTGGTAACAGTCAGGCTTTACTCCAGTTCATATACACGACAGGACAATACAACATGCGTAGTGTCATCTCTGATCAAATGTTAATGTATTCAACCATAAAGATAGTATGATTTGATATATTTGCTCTGTTTTCTTCAGGTTCTTCTGCCTCATCCGCTCAATGATCCGACTGAATTTGGAAGCTTGCAGGATCTGTACTGTATCAGCCGTAAGGAGGGGTCAGTGTAAAAGCCCCAATGCCACACATGCATGCAGGATGTTGGCATGATGAATTCCCAAACCGTATTGATATTGTTTTGATCTACAGGTACTTGGGAGGTCTACGGTTACTCCAGGCTACCTGTAAGAAGTTTTACCAATTCTGCTCAAAACAAGGGTGAGAAGAAAATGTCATTGGAGCCAGTAACAGCAAATGCAGAGTATTCAATAACTCTGAtgtggggttgggggggggtaCACCTGAACATTCTTATTCTGACATGGTTAATGCTCATTTGAGTCCCCTGCACGCTTTCTTTGGCAGTATCGCTTTGACAAAGCAGAACTTCACTCTCAAGTATGATACCAACATTCCTCGCCAGGTGGTAAGTGTCTACACTACAGTCTCTATATTTAAAGGCTCACTCTGTGATATTTAGTAGGTGTTTTTGTTCATTTGAAATAATGATACCCATTCATTCTCGAAGACTATCTCTTATAAATGTCTCATGAGCCTAGTTCATGACAGTGTATCCTGAGAAAGTCCCTGAGagatctgtatgtgtctgtatatgCTGTTTTCAATTATGTTAGGCCAAAAGGCTAGTGATAATGTTAGTGACTGATTGAATGATTATTTCCCCCCTTTCTGCTTTGTTGAAGGGCCTGGCTGGAAGTAGGTAAGTGCTGCCTGGTGAACTGTTATTTTTCTTCCATATTTATAGGTTAACCACATACTAATCAATATTTCTTCTGAGTCATATACTTATATGATTTTGCCTTTTTTGGTCTGGTCGTCTTTTGTAGCTCAAACTCCCTTTGTTCATAATTACATTTCTGTTTACTTATCTAATTTTATAACGTTCTCTTCTCTGACAGTGCAATAGTGTCTGCCACCCTGAAGTGTCTGATGAAATTCTACAACATCACAGAAAGTGTAAGAAGAGGAACATGTTACTCTGGAATTCACTCTATTCATGCGCCAAATGAGCAACCTGTGTTTTAAGTTGTTTTGTTCTGTTTGCCCTAGGACCTTCCCAAACCCACCAGGGCCAACTTCATCCTCAACGTCGAGACGGATGAACTCTTCATCACTGCTGGTCTTCAGGACAGAGTTGTGCAGGTCAGCAATGAAAAGACAACACTccccttttcacactactgagctgaGCCGAGCTGAGCCAAGCCGAGCTGGACTGTACTTCCCTAGCCTGGTTACTGTAAAGAGTTTTTTTCTGACAAATGTCCTTCTTTTCATTGCAGGTCTATGAGGGCTTGGTCTACATGGACTTTAGCAAACAACTGATGGATGAACAGGGCTATGGTATTTGAAATGTGCCGTCTCAATAGCTGTTATGGCACATAAACACATTTTAGGAACTCCTATACATAATAAGGACCGCCAGTATATTAACGCTAATAATAATGGTGAATACAGCAGTGAGCAGCAATGAACAAGGGTTCACAGACAGGGCTCACAGACAGGGCTCACAGACAGGGCTCACAGACAGGTCTCACAGACAGGGCTCACAGACAGGGTTCACAGACAGGGTTCACAGACAGGGTTCACAGACAGGGCTCACAGACAGGGCTCACAGACAGGGCTCACATGATGTCAGAAATGACATAAGATCAGTCTCATAACAAAGCAAGCACTCTATCCTGTAGGAACTATCGTCCTTTATGTGCAATCAGTTAAAGCATTACCATGTTTATCTCTCAGTACTACAAGGATGACGCAAGTGAAGTAAAGTCTAGTGCTGTAGGTTGGTTATCTTGGAATGCAGCAGGTAATAATACTTAAATGTATTGAGTTTACTGTATATATGaatatttataaatatatactatatacactgagtgtacaaaaccgtaagaacacatgctctttccatagtatagactgactaggtgaatccaggcgaaagctatgatccattattgatgGCACTTgtgaaatccacttcaatcagtggagataaaggggaggagaccagttaaagaaggatttttaagccttgagacaattgtgaAATGGATTGTGtacatgtgccattcagagggtgaatgggcaagacaaaatatttaagtgcctttgaatggggtacggtagtaggtgccaggcacaccggtttgtgataagaactgcaacgctgctgagttcttcacgctcaacagtttcccatatgtatcaagaatggtccaccacccaaaggacatccagccaacttgacacaactgtgggaagcagtggagtcaacatgggacagcatccctgtggaatgctttcgacgccttgtagagtccatgcaccGACGGATTGAGGCTATTTTGAGAGCAAAAGTGgaatgtgcaactcaatattaggaaggtgttcctaatgtttgtacactTCGTGTATACACCGACTGCGCATGACTTCCAGTTTCTTATTTTCCAAAATAAAAGATCCACTTTTCACTACGTTCACACCACATAATAGGGCAACAATATGTGATTATACAGATGTACTAATCATGATATTTCACATTTTTTGTCTGCATAATTCAAATCTAACATTCATTTGCATGAGACAAAGTCCACTTGATCAGTAGTTATTGCTTTAGTATCTTCTGGTGCCACAGGTGCCAATGCCATCTATAGTGTCACCAACAGGTCCTGTGCAGCCATCTAAGGTTGCAGTGACGTCATATTCGCACAGCTTCTAAGGACATATACATAAGATTTACATACCAAATGTCATGGCCCCATGTCCATCGGTTCAGTTCTTATAGCCCTGGTGTGatattctgccatctagtggtgtgGCATGGCCAACTTTGAATGCAGCAACTAATCATTCTCAGATTAATTAGAGGCTAATTCATTGAGTCTATATAAATCTGGAGTCAATCTGACATATGGTTCATGAGAAGATTTCTAAAGTATTTTATAGCATTAGCATATGTGCTAACGCAAATCTATAGGTACAGTGCGGCCATATTTGAATGCAATTTTCTTTTCTCAAAACCATGTAAGACTGATATGAGAGATCAATACCAAATTCAGTGTGGTTCATTTTAGGGACATCCATAATAGCGACAGCGCGTTTCAAGTTGAAAGGCCACTGTGGTGTTGATTTACAGTAGTTTAAGTGTACGCATGAAATCAGATTTTTGATTTGTCAATAGCTCAGCCATCTTTTGTAGCTTTTCTCAAACTAGTTAAGACCTTCATTCCACATTTAGTGTCATTTGGTCCTATGGTTCATGAGAAGAAGATTTTTGAAGTATTTATTTTACATATTGTTGCACATTAGCATATGTGCTAATATGCTTCCACTATTATAGTTTTGCCATCTTTGAATGTATCAATGTCATTTCTCAAAATCTTTATGGACTATTGTTACAAGTCCAAAGACCAGATTTGGAGTGAATCTGACATTTAGTCAATGAGAAGATGTTTTATTATGATTTTAAGCATTAGCGTTACAAAGTAAAATAAGTGTTAATAGTTTCCTTATTTTTTAAAGATATCAATGCCACACTTAACATGGTTCATCATAGTAATGGATTTGATGACCCTAAAATGTTTCAAATTGATAGGCCATTGTGGAGTGGATTTACAAAGGATTTAAATGAACACGTAAAATCAAATGTCATGATTTATCAATAACTCAGCTATCTCTTATCTTTTAAGAAATGTACCATGGACATACATACCGAATTTGGTTCATGAGAggaagttaaaaaaatatattttctcaaTGGAGGAAATGTATTATGCTGGACCATATGGGTCCTTGAGGCAAATTTGTTCAACATGAGGAAAGACGCCTACATACAAAGATTCAAGTCTCTAGGTCAAACCGGCAACAGACATTAGGGTTAAATTGAGACTGCTTATAATAGTGCCACCTATAGGCCAATCGATACTATTATTTTTGATCAAGTTACTCATGGCCTCTAATTTCGGGGTGTCAAATTAGGAAAAAAGTTACCAATCAATGCTTAACAACTGTGAACCCCTGCAGggatgtcaaactcattccactgaggtttttggtttttcctttcaattaagaccttaATTCATCAGTCGAGTACAAGGGTGGAGCGAAAACCCGCTGATattcggccctccgtggaatgagtttgacacatctGCGGCCTAATGATTGATTAATGATAATGATATTTGAAAGGTAATTCATTCTTTAGGGGTATGGGAGTTTTGCTGCATGCGAGTTTAAGGCACCTGTGCATATCTTTGTGTGCATCCTCTTACATATATCTAGAGCTGAACGTTTATGTATACATTATGAAACTGAGTTTACAATGAACCTTTTACATGTTGATGTTTGTGTGTTGACTGTACACAGGAGATTACATTCCTATGGACATGAGCAGCTTGCCACCGTTCTGGTTAGCTTATCTGAGTGATCCCAGTGA is from Oncorhynchus gorbuscha isolate QuinsamMale2020 ecotype Even-year linkage group LG19, OgorEven_v1.0, whole genome shotgun sequence and encodes:
- the LOC124004789 gene encoding glucuronokinase with putative uridyl pyrophosphorylase, producing the protein MICILLVAGHGTVLETQIKNDATGLYGQLTGVPKALLPGIGGKKILDFWWETVNTRQLFSEVYLVTNADKYKHYERWATANDFPVENVVNDGSTTLESRLGAVADLELAIRSRKLQDDIMVIAGDMLCADQNFDIAQVLRFFRSKPGELAIYYELEEGEKSSSRGIVEVCPETHRISRFLEKPQEGVTALRLASVVFYCLRKATLSYLSDFLTLQPQAQDRTFGRFWEWIINEEKLPVFGMKLPTGFQLIGQVGLSDYTKWLAHYSAQQQQCPAKPITCRSYARVGLMGNPSDGFNGKTIAMTISNFWAEVTLMESQALVLLPHPLNDPTEFGSLQDLYCISRKEGYLGGLRLLQATCKKFYQFCSKQGIALTKQNFTLKYDTNIPRQVGLAGSSAIVSATLKCLMKFYNITESDLPKPTRANFILNVETDELFITAGLQDRVVQVYEGLVYMDFSKQLMDEQGYGDYIPMDMSSLPPFWLAYLSDPSDSGRIHSNVRQRWLNGEAEVVDAMKSFAGLTDQARVALQGMDWSRLAQLMDENFALRRSVYTEDCLGPGNLKMVQLARQFGSAAKLPGSGGAVVGLCLDQVRLVEMRRAFQEAGCVFCVIVPYNPSGTIGTNSQD